The following coding sequences lie in one Zingiber officinale cultivar Zhangliang chromosome 2B, Zo_v1.1, whole genome shotgun sequence genomic window:
- the LOC122049510 gene encoding protein DMP3-like: MAASSPSTIIQVETKSAATLSAAPASNKTLATVANLAQLLPTGTVFAFQALAPSFSNRGTCDATSRTLTLALIALCAASAALFSLTDSFTGRDGRQYYGLATRGGFYVFNYDGDDGARDQVFGDLKPYWLRATDYVHAFLAVLVFMTVAFSDGMIQGCLFPAAGRSEMELLVNLPLGAGVLSTLVFLVFPTRRRGIGYTNAAVAKDDSHHA, translated from the coding sequence ATGGCGGCTTCTTCTCCTTCGACCATAATCCAGGTAGAAACCAAGAGCGCCGCCACCTTGTCTGCGGCGCCGGCGAGCAACAAGACGCTGGCGACGGTGGCAAACCTTGCCCAACTTCTGCCCACCGGCACTGTCTTCGCCTTCCAGGCCCTCGCGCCCTCCTTCTCCAACCGCGGCACCTGCGACGCCACGAGCAGGACCCTCACCCTCGCCCTCATCGCCCTCTGCGCTGCCTCGGCCGCCTTATTCTCCCTCACCGACAGCTTCACCGGCCGCGACGGGCGGCAGTACTACGGCCTCGCCACCCGGGGCGGCTTCTACGTCTTCAACTACGACGGCGACGACGGCGCGCGGGACCAAGTGTTCGGCGACTTGAAGCCGTACTGGCTGCGGGCGACGGACTACGTGCACGCGTTCTTGGCGGTGCTGGTGTTCATGACGGTGGCGTTCAGCGACGGCATGATACAGGGGTGCTTGTTCCCGGCGGCGGGGAGGAGCGAGATGGAGCTGCTCGTGAACTTGCCGCTGGGCGCCGGCGTCCTGTCGACGCTGGTGTTCCTGGTGTTTCCCACCAGGCGGCGGGGGATTGGCTACACTAATGCTGCCGTGGCCAAGGACGACTCGCATCACGCATGA